The following coding sequences are from one Culex quinquefasciatus strain JHB chromosome 1, VPISU_Cqui_1.0_pri_paternal, whole genome shotgun sequence window:
- the LOC6034497 gene encoding uncharacterized protein LOC6034497, with the protein MKEFAKKDIAPSATSLEQDVIGKDDPEYRKYFDFHLQKQWIDSIVDELEDQLVLFFRVYSGIKRLHNSELRNNLKIKIEELLKSDAGVEDFVQKLEEILVTCSFENVEAPDNCYHILESIRTLRNMLPIKEEVLQPYIYKQSEKSKLQYITGILVSKGKINNLRRKVQATQKAIDEMKMEIFLLKERSPREIQDIVDESELELIALRQSGDRSFAHLQEEVSRKVLDLENSKEYRALVDEHNQKRRKITKLTVQLQLWIKQYDKFVGEPMKELEALENDVAQFPEWKETVYDPQQEQLEQLTFNVEVLEAELIEEQVEKFRIAHAARVLQRAWRQVLVKKAAKKKKKGKKGKGKGKKKV; encoded by the exons ATGAAGGAGTTTGCAAAAAAAGACATCGCCCCTTCCGCCACCAGCCTGGAGCAAGATGTTATCGGGAAAGACGACCCCGAGTACAGGAAGTACTTTGATTTCCACCTGCAAAAACAGTGGATTGATTCGATTGTGGATGAGCTGGAAGATCAGCTGGTTCTCTTTTTTCGAGTTTACTCTGGCATCAAGAGATTGCACAATTCAGAGTTGcggaataatttgaaaataaaaattgaagagTTGCTGAAAAGTGATGCTGGTGTTGAGGATTTTGTACAGAAGCTGGAAGAAATTTTAGTAACCTGTAGCTTCGAAAATGTAGAG gcTCCAGACAATTGCTATCACATATTGGAATCCATTCGAACGCTTCGAAACATGCTCCCTATAAAGGAAGAGGTTTTGCAACCATACATTTACAAACAATCAGAAAAGTCAAAACTTCAATACATAACCGGAATTTTAGTTAGCAAAGGTAAAATAAACAATTTGAGAAGGAAAGTTCAAGCAACTCAAAAAGCGATTGACGAGATGaaaatggaaatatttttgCTGAAAGAGAGAAGCCCACGTGAGATTCAGGACATCGTCGATGAGTCCGAGTTGGAACTGATTGCACTACGCCAAAGTGGAGATCGTAGCTTTGCACATCTTCAAGAGGAAGTTTCGCGAAAGGTGCTCGATTTGGAAAATAGCAAAGAATATCGAGCTCTGGTTGACGAGCACAACCAAAAACGGCGCAAAATCACCAAACTTACCGTCCAACTGCAGCTGTGGATCAAGCAGTACGACAAATTTGTCGGAGAACCAATGAAGGAACTCGAAGCGCTTGAGAACGATGTCGCTCAGTTTCCGGAATGGAAAGAAACGGTGTATGATCCGCAGCAGGAACAACTGGAGCAGCTGACGTTCAACGTAGAAGTCCTTGAGGCAGAGCTGATCGAGGAGCAGGTTGAAAAGTTCCGGATTGCGCACGCCGCCAGGGTGCTGCAACGAGCTTGGCGCCAAGTGCTGGTGAAAAAGGCAgccaaaaagaagaagaagggaAAGAAGGGCAAAGGAAAGGGTAAAAAGAAGGTGTAG